In Aedes albopictus strain Foshan chromosome 3, AalbF5, whole genome shotgun sequence, the following are encoded in one genomic region:
- the LOC115266089 gene encoding uncharacterized protein LOC115266089, whose amino-acid sequence MSKNRGKVALPGVSCGVCKNPDDSRMVCCDDCGGWFHFECVGVDQGIEEADWSCASCEAKRAAQITPTRLTVPVPEGAARSSVSAQDQRNRQLERQLMEFEGQLQQMQRKFDEQQQSYERMLAEKDRELTNAVDDLQRQYQRRLEKKEQQIRDELTAPAAVPLPSANSTTLGVENRAASNVCDVIEQMQKQLEEMAKKQDLETKRLEGRLRAMEVHTSDPVGRSSSGLNVNADPFDPDRSSGVSSVANPHELSRSQPAARQAVAKELPIFSGNPEEWPLFIATYESTTKMCGFSDEENLLRLQRSLKGKALDVVRSRLLYPAGLGGVINTLRTLFGRPEVIVHSLVCKIREMPAPKTEKLGTLIDFGVAVQNMCATIVACGLNEHLCNVTLLQELVERLPPTIKLDWAKHRQTLQAITLSDFSNELPAPVSDIFHRERRFKFS is encoded by the coding sequence ATGTCGAAAAACCGTGGGAAAGTTGCGCTGCCGGGTGTGAGTTGTGGTGTTTGCAAAAATCCGGATGATAGCCGGATGGTGTGCTGTGATGACTGTGGTGGATGGTTCCATTTTGAGTGCGTGGGAGTTGATCAAGGGATCGAGGAAGCAGATTGGAGTTGTGCGTCGTGCGAAGCAAAGCGAGCGGCTCAGATCACACCGACCCGTTTGACAGTCCCGGTACCAGAAGGAGCAGCCAGATCGTCAGTCAGCGCCCAGGATCAGCGGAATAGGCAACTCGAAAGACAACTAATGGAGTTCGAGGGGCAATTGCAACAGATGCAGCGGAAATTCGACGAACAGCAACAGTCGTATGAACGGATGCTCGCGGAGAAAGATCGCGAGTTGACAAATGCAGTGGATGATTTGCAGCGCCAGTACCAGCGTCGCTTGGAGAAAAAGGAGCAACAAATTCGTGACGAGCTGACTGCACCCGCAGCTGTGCCTCTACCGAGTGCGAATTCAACAACACTGGGGGTAGAGAATCGTGCGGCGAGTAACGTGTGCGATGTCATCGAGCAGATGCAGAAGCAGCTGGAGGAGATGGCGAAGAAGCAAGATTTGGAGACGAAGCGTCTTGAAGGCCGATTAAGGGCAATGGAAGTTCATACCAGCGATCCAGTAGGAAGGAGCAGTAGTGGTTTGAATGTTAACGCGGATCCATTTGACCCGGATCGTAGTTCTGGCGTGTCATCGGTAGCTAATCCTCATGAGCTGAGCAGAAGTCAACCCGCTGCGCGGCAAGCAGTGGCAAAAGAACTTCCCATCTTTTCCGGAAACCCCGAGGAGTGGCCGCTTTTCATCGCCACATATGAAAGCACGACTAAAATGTGCGGTTTCAGTGACGAGGAAAACCTACTACGGCTTCAACGGAGTTTGAAGGGCAAAGCTCTCGACGTGGTAAGGAGTCGGCTTTTGTACCCAGCCGGGCTTGGAGGTGTCATCAATACGCTACGAACACTGTTTGGTCGACCAGAGGTGATCGTGCATTCGCTAGTTTGCAAGATTCGGGAGATGCCAGCGCCGAAGACGGAGAAGTTGGGAACTTTGATCGATTTCGGTGTCGCAGTCCAGAACATGTGTGCAACGATCGTAGCCTGTGGATTAAACGAGCATCTTTGCAACGTGACACTTCTGCAAGAGCTTGTTGAGAGACTACCGCCAACTATCAAGCTTGACTGGGCGAAGCATCGCCAAACCTTGCAGGCAATCACACTATCAGACTTCAGCAATGAACTACCTGCACCGGTTTCCGACATATTCCACCGCGAGAGGCGCTTCAAGTTTTCTTGA
- the LOC134291669 gene encoding uncharacterized protein LOC134291669 produces the protein MQEELKEAELCIMKLVQNVEFAEEIALLEKVNPVSWKNVLPKSSSLYSLSPYLGRDGLLRMKGRIDACEAIDEGTKHPILLPKRHPVTSLIIASIHQRYRHINHQTVLNEIRRKFYVPQLRSTYNRVRKGCQQCKNLQAVPVAPEMSALPSSRVKAFCRPFSYIGIDYFGPMNVVVGRRNEKRWGVLITCLTVRAIHIEIAHSLTTDSCILAIRNFVARRGAPLEIVSDRGTNFIGASRELKEALQQINQDKLMEHFVTSDTKWSFNPPASPHFGGAWERLVQSVKKALKHTQLTRTPTDELLRNMLTEIELIVNSRPLTELPLDDELSPALTPNHFLLGSSDGSKPPIAFDDSSHALKHTWRMSQVYANRFWQRWIAEYLPTLTRRTKWFNRVKPVAEGDIVVIVDETLPRNCWPKGRVVRAIRSKDGQVRRAVVQTASGFLERPTVKLAVLDVGATVSTSDSDLEVLGGSVATSSRTAPHIQPAKQYEPTFFTLSTMTGPPEERAVV, from the coding sequence ATGCAAGAGGAACTGAAGGAAGCTGAGCTGTGCATTATGAAGCTGGTACAAAACGTTGAATTCGCCGAAGAGATAGCTCTGCTGGAGAAAGTTAATCCTGTGTCGTGGAAGAACGTATTACCGAAGAGCAGTTCGTTATACAGTCTCAGTCCGTATTTGGGCCGAGATGGTCTTCTGCGTATGAAAGGGCGTATTGACGCCTGCGAAGCGATAGACGAAGGTACAAAACATCCGATACTGCTACCAAAGCGTCATCCAGTTACAAGCCTAATAATCGCCAGCATTCATCAACGGTACCGACATATAAATCACCAGACTGTTCTGAACGAAATCCGACGTAAGTTCTACGTGCCACAGCTTCGCTCAACGTACAATCGTGTACGAAAAGGATGTCAGCAGTGCAAGAATCTTCAAGCGGTGCCAGTTGCCCCTGAAATGTCCGCCCTTCCGTCATCCCGAGTGAAAGCATTTTGTCGTCCATTCTCGTACATCGGCATCGACTACTTCGGACCAATGAACGTAGTCGTTGGCAGGAGGAACGAAAAACGTTGGGGAGTTTTAATCACCTGCCTCACCGTGCGAGCGATACACATCGAGATTGCTCACAGTCTCACAACAGACTCATGCATTCTCGCTATCCGAAACTTCGTTGCAAGGAGAGGTGCCCCTTTGGAGATAGTCAGCGATCGCGGTACCAACTTCATCGGAGCCAGTCGGGAATTGAAAGAGGCACTACAACAAATAAACCAGGACAAGCTGATGGAACACTTCGTCACCTCTGACACAAAATGGTCGTTTAATCCCCCTGCTTCTCCGCACTTCGGCGGTGCCTGGGAACGACTTGTCCAGTCAGTGAAGAAGGCCCTAAAGCACACCCAACTCACACGCACACCCACCGACGAGCTGCTCAGAAACATGTTGACAGAGATCGAGTTGATCGTCAACTCGCGACCGCTGACAGAACTACCGCTAGACGATGAGCTGTCTCCAGCACTGACCCCAAACCATTTTCTACTCGGGTCGTCAGACGGTTCTAAGCCCCCGATCGCGTTCGATGATAGCAGCCACGCTCTGAAACATACCTGGAGAATGTCACAGGTATACGCCAACAGATTCTGGCAACGTTGGATCGCTGAATACCTGCCAACCCTAACCCGAAGAACAAAATGGTTTAATCGAGTCAAACCCGTAGCGGAAGGAGACATCGTCGTCATTGTAGACGAAACGTTGCCGAGGAACTGCTGGCCAAAAGGTCGAGTAGTTCGCGCAATTCGCTCAAAGGATGGACAGGTACGCCGTGCAGTGGTACAGACAGCTTCCGGATTTCTTGAAAGGCCTACTGTTAAGCTTGCAGTGTTGGACGTCGGTGCAACCGTAAGTACGTCGGATAGTGACCTCGAAGTACTGGGGGGGAGTGTCGCGACTTCTAGTCGCACCGCCCCACACATCCAACCAGCGAAACAGTACGAACCTACATTTTTTACCTTGTCCACTATGACAGGCCCCCCTGAGGAGCGCGCCGTTGTGTAG
- the LOC134291670 gene encoding uncharacterized protein LOC134291670, translating to MHHEMLHDDSRYQQKENSRTTGPQARTESSPETCNTHVSNVSKVLFRYVPVILHGRGRSVLTFAFLDDGSSATLMEHSLLKELNLEGKPYPLCLGWTADQQRQELNSRMLALEISGVHDTSKYWIPKVHTVENLALPRQSIAMEELKGKYHHLRDLPADSYRDVRPRMLIGMDNCHLGHALDSKEGGNFEPIATETRLGWIVFGPCSATSQLPMEFTAHHSFHLCPCCDRNDAEMHNTVKSYFSLDSLGIMSSVKPLLSRDDERAEHLLKSLTHVKENRYETGLLWRYDDVRLPDSKTMAMRRLVCLEKRMQRDPELAEILKQKIQDYERSGYIEKLTESRLAEKFERVWYLPIFPVVNPNKPGKLRIVWDAAAKVSGASLNSFLLSGPDQLTSLPSVLHRFREFKIAITGDI from the exons ATGCACCACGAAATGCTGCACGATGATTCCAGATATCAGCAAAAGGAAAATTCTCGCACGACGGGTCCACAAGCCAGAACGGAATCGTCTCCCGAGACGTGCAATACACACGTAAGCAACGTCAGCAAAGTGCTTTTCCGTTATGTTCCGGTAATCCTTCATGGACGTGGGAGGTCGGTGCTCACCTTTGCCTTTTTGGATGACGGTTCTTCTGCGACGCTGATGGAACATAGCCTGCTGAAGGAACTGAACTTGGAAGGCAAACCGTACCCCCTGTGCCTAGGATGGACAGCAGATCAACAACGACAAGAGCTAAACTCTAGGATGCTGGCGCTCGAGATCTCCGGAGTACACGATACAAGTAAATACTGGATACCAAAGGTGCACACCGTGGAGAATCTCGCTCTGCCACGACAATCTATTGCGATGGAGGAATTGAAAGGGAAGTACCACCACCTGAGGGATTTACCAGCCGATTCTTATCGCGATGTCCGACCGCGTATGCTCATTGGTATGGACAACTGCCACTTGGGTCATGCGTTGGACAGCAAGGAAGGTGGAAATTTCGAGCCAATTGCCACTGAAACACGTCTTGGCTGGATTGTCTTTGGACCATGCTCTGCTACGTCTCAGCTACCAATGGAGTTCACAGCGCACCACAGTTTTCACTTGTGTCCGTGTTGCGATCGGAATGATGCAGAGATGCATAACACAGTAAAATCGTACTTTTCGCTGGACAGCCTCGGTATCATGAGCTCAGTCAAGCCACTTCTGTCGAGAGACGATGAACGAGCCGAACATTTGCTGAAATCCCTGACACACGTGAAGGAAAATCGTTATGAAACAGGATTGCTTTGGCGGTATGATGATGTTCGATTGCCGGACAGTAAGACAATGGCCATGCGGCGGCTGGTGTGTCTAGAGAAACGCATGCAACGTGATCCTGAGCTAGCCGAAATACTGAAGCAGAAGATTCAGGACTACGAACGCAGCGGTTACATCGAAAAATTAACAGAAAGTCGACTGGCGGAGAAGTTCGAACGTGTCTGGTATCTTCCCATCTTCCCAGTTGTGAACCCTAACAAACCCGGAAAACTACGCATTGTATGGGATGCGGCTGCTAAAGTGTCGGGAGCCTCGCTAAATTCCTTTCTGCTCTCTGGTCCAGATCAGCTAACTTCTCTTCCGTCTGTCCTGCACCGTTTCcgagagtttaag ATCGCTATTACTGGCGATATCTGA